The window ATCAGCCCGATCTCGGGCACGGTGATCGAGGTCAACGAGGAACTCTCGGACTCGCCCTCGGTCATCAATGACGAGCCCTACGGCGACGGGTGGCTCTACATCGTCGATCTGACCGACCCCGACGAGCTCAAGGATCTCATGGACGAAGACGCCTACGGCGAGTTTCTCGAAGCCGAGGGCGAAGACGAGTAGCCAGGGGCAGCAAAGCCCAGCAAAGCGAAAGCCCGGCCATCTGGCCGGGCTTTTTTGTGAGCGCCCGGTTTGCAACTTTGCCCAAAGCAAAAAACCCATCCGCCGCCGAAGCGGGGATGGGTCTTTTGCTGCGCGGGAAGGGTCCCGCACGCAGGAAAAGGCAGCTCCGGACTAGAGCGTGACCTTGCCCTGCAGGAAGAACGCGATGAGAAGGCCGTAAATCACGAGCGACTCGATCAGAGCCAGGGCGATAATC of the Chrysiogenia bacterium genome contains:
- a CDS encoding glycine cleavage system protein H, with the translated sequence ISPISGTVIEVNEELSDSPSVINDEPYGDGWLYIVDLTDPDELKDLMDEDAYGEFLEAEGEDE